The DNA window ggtgtgaatgttattccctccatgagccaactctgatgagtttaaggtctttgagctaattctgtgttccaaattttcttcctccctctctcctccaccctccctatgaaatcaagcaattcaatatgtcatacttgtgcagttatgcagaacatctttaccttcctcgaaagtattttgctttttactgctctctcccccaatctgcccttccctccttcccctctcccctccttatctccctcctctccctcagggcaaaaatatattactatacccacttgagtatgtatgttagtccttctttgagtcaattctgatgatattaaggttcactcactccccaattccttgcccatcttcctctcccctccataagcttttttcttgtttccttcatgtgaacaacttctccccagaccatctctccccttccccaccccccagtctatttctcctacacctcaaccctattttaaagatgtcattatgggttagttaggtggcacagtggacaatgcaccagccctggacccaggaggccccaagcccaaatctggccccagacataagacaccccacaaagaacaaaacataaatgctttacagatatcatcccttcatattcagttcagacttgtgtcctctgttaattccttactgagatagttcttatgaatttgaagtattatcttcccatgtaggaatataaacagtttgatcttttcatatccctcatgaagtctttttcctgtttatctttttatgcttctccagggtcttgtatttgaaagtcaaattttctattcagttcaggtcttttcataacaaatgcctgaaaatcttctttctcattgaaattccatgttttcctctgaaagatgatgtttagttttgctgggtatgtgatttttggctgtagtcccagttcctttgccctctggaatatcatattccatgccctccactcctttaatgtagaagctgctagatcttgctctatccttattggagctccacagtatttgaattccttttttctagctgcttgcaatattttctccttgacctgggagttctggaatttggctataatattcctggaggttttccttttgggacctctttcaggaggtgatcagtggattcttccaatttctattttagcttctgcttctagaatatcagggaaattttccctcaaaatctcttggaagatggtctCTAagttcttgttttggtcatggttttcaggtagtccaatgattttcaaattatctctcctagatttattttctaggtcagctgtttttccaaggagatatttcacattgccctctattttttcattcaattggatttgctttactgtgtcttggtttctcataaggtcattagcttccatttgttcaatcctaattcttaggcaattattttcagcagacagttttttaatctccttttccatctggcttttcaaactgttgagttttttcttatgactctcctgcattgctctcatttctctttccattccttcctctcgttctctacatctttgttctatctctcctactttctcttcaaagtcccttttgagagcttccatggcctgagaccagttcatatttttcttggaagctttggatgttggagcttggaccctgttattatcttcttctgaggatgtattgtggtctacctttcccccaaagaagttttcaatggtcttctgctttctctgcctactcatcctggcttatgatttcttggctttttactccttcttaaagtatatCGCTGCtttcaggacacactgttcatgctacagcatggcccagggagtgattgggcttcttctcagccttcctggtttgtgagtaatcacagccgctttctctttgacccggaaacagaagtctgtttgaactctgattctctatggtcggaagcttggtgtgcttttacccctcccccactgggccaccaccactcgattcagcccactggttcagacccagggcgctttgccccaactccagtagatactgcctccacttcaccccggcctacctccgaaccccctcaccagtccatgattggagcctcagaagctgctggtgctgaagactctcacatgcactggaagcagtgtccctggctgggttcggactgcatgctgagctgttcagcctgatcaataggtgatcagaattgccttcttttgtggagaaatagtctcactctgttcttatgtgcattaggttgttctgggttttgtttttttacctcaatatttgggcatgagtggatgggtttatctggagcttgtgggagtcacagcctctcttccaccatcttggctccaccccgatGAGGCAGAGAGGGTTTTCTTTGATGCTGGCACAACATGCTAggtagtcctgtgccagtgtcttccatgtcttacaatcaattccaaagttcttcaaagagactTTAAGAGTGTGCTTGGggaaaggattctgggaagatggcagagtaggtcagaaaattttcagctctccaaatttcctccaaaaaaagacagaatgtTGTCTCTGAAGGAagccaaaataaacaaaagttgggATAAAGTAGTTTTCTTCCTCAATCACTTTGAGAAAACCTTCAGGAAAGACCCAGATCCCTGGGGCAGAAGTTCAGCCTAAGTAAAGTGCAAACACCCACAGACCAACTCTTcagaatcaacaaacaacaagcccAGGGTGCAGCTGGGATTGGGACAGAGCCTCAGCTTTAGAAACTTTCTTTGCAaggagagttgggggggggggcagagttgGTGAGGGGAGAAAGGGGTCTGATAGCTGAGTTGTAGTTATTGTTGTTTACCCTACATTCTCAAAGAGtactatgacattggggtgatgtcatggcttgcaagggaattgtatttttaagtgagggaggatagcaaagttaccaacctcactctctcctccaaagccatcagggtccagagacacacacacatgtatgtatgtttacaaatttatgtatatgtgtgtatgtatgtgtatatctatttttAATCACAGCCTTGTTGGGGGGGATGAAGATATagtaaaaagtgcacagcagagaacaaaagaaaacatacaaggAAGCAATGAAAAGCTGGGTAGCTTGGAAAATAATGTATTCATTTTGTAGggttttttcaaaatgaaaatttattgttttatattgaatcctctcatgttctgctgtgtacatggcgaggtttggggcttttttttcttgttttgtatttaagtttaaaataaataaatattttaaagtgtctTTATATCACCTTCTGAgttccatgtgagcacttgccttatgTGAGATgtctgtaaaataatcttttaggcaaatgtatgtttggcatCTGAACAACATTGCAAGTCCATTGGTTGATTTTGCTCTCTTTTCAGTAGAATTGtgcagggccagctaggtggcacactggatagagcaccagccctggaatcaggagtacctaagttcaaatccagcctcagacacttgacacttactagctgtgtgaccctgggcaagtcacttaacccccattgccctaaaaagaaaagaaaagaaaagaaaagtacaattgtgctctctgcagtagaatttgaatgcttggcaattcGGCTCCAGAGGAGACCTCAGTGTCTAGTACCTTATTTTGCCAGGTGATATTCAGAATATTCCTAAGACAATTAAAATGGAAGAATTTCCATTTCCTGGCATGGCCCtggtatgctgtccagatttctCAGAGGTTAATTTCTTGAGGCCATAAGGTAGAAGTgggtagagctgggatttggaggAGGTCTTTAGATGCCAAATGTAGCACACTTTCTATTATTTCACACTGCTTCCCTATATCAAGTGAGAACAAAGGGTCTGTGGGTGGCAATCTCATCCATGTGGGTATTTCCTGTAGTGAGGAAGACAGCAACCTCTCCATACTTTCTCATCTTGtacaattcttgtccatgttttcccaAAAATTCTCCATATAGAGAGAATCTACCCAATTTTCTTGAGTTGTTCCTTTAGATCAGAGAATCTTAACtttctttgtgtcatggatctCTTTGGCCAAGTGTCCACTGATTGGTATTTAACATCCAGCTCCTTGGGGCACAGGGTGGGGGGtgtgaggggggtggggtgtctacatacttttaagtttaatctgcattgttaacatttctctatctctttctgaaCTCTAAACAAACGAAAAGCAATAAATCAAAACCTGATCTGTAGTGTTTCCTAATTTCTTTGGtaaaaatgctcacactgaaaatttaataattgactTTCATGAGCCAGTATGAGCTAGTTAAGGCCTACTTGTACTCTTAGCAGTCAGGTGAAgcctagggaccccttctcagaagaatgttttaaaataattgaaagaaatgttaaaattcaGTTAAAggttaagaaaaataaagctgTAATTTGAAATCTAACCAGAGTCTCTTTAGAGGACCGTGAATCCCAGGTTACCAGTCCCTGCACTTCATCTTTTAATATTCTGTGGGTACCAGTGGATGATTTggctatctattttttaaatcaattattcTCATCACATGACTGTAtgacttccttttcctctcaatCACTTCTTTGattatattttgcatttcattccTTTTTGCACGAGCTataatcaaaaaaatttttaaacatagatttgcatgaaataatgaagagtgaaatgaacagaacaaagagaacattgtatgtagtaatggcaatatttttttaagaaaaactttgagcaaataagtcattctgaccattataaatacccaaattaactacaaaggacatatgaagtaAGATACtatcttcatccagagaaagaattgatagatagaaatatgtatataatgatttttatagatatatacatatttgtgtctaatggtagccacctgcgaggagggaagggaaggaaaaagaggtgGAAAAGAAATTTACCTGATAACTTTATCATATatctaaaaagaatagcaagttgcacataatagatttgcagtttcgtgtgcaattatcttttttatcataCTATGTGATGGAAATGCTTACTTTttcccacaaattaaaaataagaatgtaaAACTTTATGCAAATATGATGTATTTGCATTCATtgtgaaggaaaaggaatttaTTACCAATATGTCATTAAAGGCTGGTTTACACTAggaaatcatcaaaataattccAATCCCACAAAATGGCCCCAATTGATCCAGAATAAACTAAGTAGTTGAGTATAGTCCTGGATCCACACTCAAAACTGATTTCTCCAGTTAGCCCAGAACCAGGAAATGGTAGGTTAAGGAAGGTTACCATGATATAAATGAATGAGAActggactaggaatcaggaaaTGTGAATTGGATTCCTAAATTGTTTATTAACCAGTTTTGTGACTTTAAGGTAAGATACTTCACCTATCTggggcctcacttttctcatctccaaaatgagagACTTTAACTACATTATCTCTAAGTGCCCTTTCCAGCTCTTCATGTTAACAATCTCCATATCTACAGATATTGGGAAGAATCTGGGCTTTCAGGAAGCAGAGAGTAAAAAGGGATGTGGAGATCATTGCCACATGGGTAGAAATTCCAAACTTCTGACCCAATGAAAATGTTGAGTGTGAGCTATAAAAGAGTAGGAAGTGAGACTCTACAATGATAAATTAAAGGAGAGAGATTAAGAAATTAGTGTTATTGTTggttcatttcattttgtctaAAGGACAAaattcatttccaaattgatttcaTCCTCACATGTAAAAAGGGTCTGTTACTCAGAGTATCTTCTTTTCATTCACTTAACAATGGCTCATTGAGATAGTCCATTGGGTTCAAATTGTTGTCTTTGATGAATGATCTTCTACTGATAAGACTGGCAAGAGAATTAAGAAAGGGGTGTGGTCCCTGTAATTTTAGAACACAAGTTTTGGCCCATTGCTCTCCAAAGAGCCGCTTTGAATTCCTTGTTTCTCAAACTATAAATCATGGGGTTGAATAATGGAGTTAGAATGGTATAGGATACAGATATCAGAGCATCTTGACTTGAGGTATAGTTGGTCTTAGGCCTCAAATAGATAAAGGAGGCACAACCATAGTGGACAGTGACAACTATAAGATGAGAGGCACAGGTAGAGAAGGCTTTGTACCTTCCCACAGTAGAAGGAATCTTTAGAATGGCAGAGATGATGTGGATATAGGAGATCAGAATTAACAGCAGAGGAATGACTAGGACCAACACACTAAGCATGAAGATGATCAACTGACTGAGACTGGTATGGTGGGAAGCCAGCTTGAGAACAGGGGAAATGTCACAGAAGAAATGATGGAGCTGGTTGGAGGAGTGGAAAGGCAAGTGAAACACAAGAGTGGTGATGATCAAAGCAACAGTAAAGCCACAGGCACAGGCTGCAGCCACTAGTCCCAGACATGTCCCAGGACTCATCAACACTGTGTAGCGGAGAGGGTTGCAGATGGCCACATAGCGGTCATAGCCCATGGCTGCCAGCAGGAAGGAGTGAGAACAGCCAAGGAAGAGGAAGGTGAGCATCTGGACAACACAGCCCAAAAAGGAGATGGTCTTCTTCTGGGACAACAGATCTACCAGCATCTTGGGCACAATGACAAAGGTGTAGCAGGTCTCAAAACAAGACAGTACTCCAAGGAAGAAATACATGGGAGAATGAAGGGATCGCTCCAACAGGATGGTGGACAGGATCACGGCATTGGTGCCCAGTGTGAATAAGTAGAGGAGAAGAAATAACACAAACAGCAGCCGCTGAAATCCAGCCAGTGCTGAGAAGCCAAGAAAGACAAATTCACTCACAGCCGTCTCATTGGTCTTCTCCATAAAGGAAAGATCTTCAAGTTGAGTAAAGGAAAAACAGGCCATCCAAGGCTAGGAACTTCAATCCAAAATATTAAGCTTCTTTTCCCCTCTATAATATCTCTGTTCATGGAATTGGAAAGGAGCCTAAATATGAGCATTTCTTCTCACTAACTGGCTAACCTTCACCACATTTGTTTCCTTGCTTTCTCATTTACCTAATTCCTTATTCCTGTGACTATTTAATTCTTCCTTACTTGCCTTGATCTCCTAGCTAAGGTTCCTCCTTACAGGGCCCTGGTCCTTTAGTTCAACCACCCCTGCACTCTACCCAGTGGTCTTCCTTTCTGCTTGTATCTTCAACTTGTATCTTCAACCTCCAACAACTACTCTTCAGCTCTCCTTTTTATGCCTGCcatccttcttctctcctttgactttcTACTATTCTTACCTCATCCTTAATCTTAGATCCATTTATTCTACTTCTTCCCCCTGTCATTAGTTCATTCAAGGGCCTTATCATGGAACTGAAGTGATATGGAGTTCTCAAAGCCTATAGCAGCAAAAATAATATCTGTCACATTACAGACAGTCCTACTGACAAGCTATTTCTCTTAGCTGACAGCATTAGCTAATCACTGAGAAACTAACCAACCATCTGGGTGGCAACCAAATTTGGGGCCACTGAAACTTGTGCAACCATCCATTGAGGTTGAGGAGGGCTGCAACCTGAATCAGTGAAAGAACCCATAGcagaaaaatcatagaattgtagCAGTAGAGTTAAAAGAAAACTCGGAGTTAATATAATCCAAGTCacctgattttatagataaggcaagAAAGCTGTACTGAAGTTAAGTTTCTTGCCTATATAATGTAGGCAGTAGacatcagagataggacttgaacccagatcctctgactcaaaagttagtgctttttccattgtactatGCTATCTCAATGGATTCTTGAATTGGTTTGTTATTGTCTTTCCAGCTAGGCTCCATTGTGTCTTAAATGTTTAAGCTATCTTAGACTTTTTATAGCACTAACTTGCTCAGAAAACTCCCTCTTATCCCCAGGTTCAATATGAAGTCCTTTGTTTAATATCTGAAGCTCTTcatatccttccttcttcctatctGTCCAATCAGCTTTCACTTTACTGAACTGACATCCCATCTTCAAACTCTATGCCTTTGGACTGGCTATCTTCCTACAACTGGAATAATTTGACTCCATCTCAGCTTCCATAGCTTCCTTCAACATTCAGCTCCAATAATACCTCCTTTAAGTAGGACCACCTTTTTCCAGTTGgtctactacacacacacacacacacacacacacacacacacacacacacacactgttaatatgaatgtatggatcacctagattttatggagctgccttattattcaaatggattttatgagaccctggattaataggagcaaaatgtcttttgctcaaagacttcaaactgaagCCAGACAGGCCCTATTTacttttccccaagagaataaagaaaaataaatgcccctttgaaattcttattcactatcttATTTCCCCCAAAAATAATTAGATCTTATTATTTTCCTGATCAACTATCAAGACCTCCTACTCTTTGATAATGCCCTTCCTGTTTCCATATAATCTGACAATAGCATGTGCTTTAAGTTGAgatgttaaactgatttgtattgtttaactgatttacatttgcagtatttgctttgggttgatttgtatcatgctgatGAAGTTATTTTGTAACCAATGAGcaaaaaaccttaaaaacccttagaaatggggagtccttgagctcccttctttggaagggtctccagcatgatcatgttatatttcttttggggacaaaataaattggtattatgttttcctgtctgtctctgatatgGTTTATCCtataggagacattatgttctctgatctggttttgttctgtggaacaaataggagatattataaaattaatttctctgatctttttattgtttttaaaggagacaggcagataaagactatatttaattttcaacaacacacacacactttttccttctcattgaaactctgtatgtgtgtttctctgtctttctgtattatatatgtgtatgtatatatgtatatgtatacatatatatgtgtgtacatatacacatttgtatgtgtatatatgtatgtgtttatatgtatgtatgtatttctctgtgggtatgggtgtgtgtgggtgggtgggtgggtgtgatcagtcatttggggttttcttggcaaggatatggaagtgttttgccatttctttctcaaagagTATCAAACTTAGATTCAAAagatcaaatcctgccccagatattTGCTATGTGAACTTAAGTACTCTAACTTCTCTAAGcctgcatttcctcatctgaaaaaaatggaaattaaactcTAATGCTTATTACCAAcatcagaaaaatgttttataaaccttgcatatctgtataaatgtgagctatttaaCTTACCTGGAGGTATCAATATTGGTTCCAGTTTAATGGAAATAAGCAGTGAGAATACAAATAATATGACTACTTCAGGGGGTTTCATTATCCATAGTAATTGTGACCTAGCTGTATCTCTTCTACATATATAGCAAGGATATTATGGAGCCTTTTCTGGGAATTTCTGGCAGAGGATGTAGGGATATCCCaacattttccttctgtttttctgGAACCTTATTCTTTGTTTGATGGTGTTTGTCCCTTTCCCTGTGATTCCTTgaatatctgtaaaataatgggtaTTGCACTGTGACTATCCaagggacacacatacacatacacacacataaacaaacaCATTTATTCTGTATAGTCACCAACTGGTATAGTCATGGCCATTGAGCTATCACctaagaaaggagagacagaaaagtCACACAAGTCAAATTATCTTTAGGTCAATCCATCAACTAGGAACTAAATCTAATAGCACCTTTCCATAGCCAACCTATTGTGAAAGGATTAGATAAAGAAGAAGAGCTTATATCTGAGCCTAATTCCAACCCTAACCACTCCAAACTAGCAAGAAATGTGTTGAATAAAGTAATgaaaataagaagagaagaaaggagacatTTCCCCCAAAAGACCATTCCTATTAAGGGTAAGAGGGGAATGAGAATCCACAAATCTGCATTACTGACCCATTACATCAAATTTAGTCCAGAGCCCACTGCTCCTTGTCTGCCTCACCAGATCTACTGAGAGAACTCAAAATGGTTGTCATGGCATATGCCATTGCTTCTCAGAATTTTCCCTCATCAGTGACTTAGCCagacatcacacacacacacacatacatatcatgAAAGGCAGACCATTGAACTTACCCAGTTCCAGTactctggaaaaaagaaaatggaatctaTAAATGGCAGAGATCTGGAAGTTTGGAGTTTCATTTAACATTGTGAGAAACAGAAGAGAAGTCTTCCAGAAATAAAGTCAAGTGTTGGTTTGAGTATAAGCCCAGCAATGGTAGATACTCCAATTACCTCTTAGAGACTCTCTTCAGCAGTGATACAGTAGCATCACCCTGCTCCTTAATAGAGGATATGATTAACTCTACCCACCCTTAGTAatctggaaaggagaaaaaatataacCATGGATGAGAAACAGGTCCAGCAGTACAGGGCTTGATCCAACACTATGAAACATAAGGGAAATGGTATTTAACAAAAAGGTGGAGAAGAAGGTTGAATAAAAATCAAGCCCCAAGATAGCTAAACTCCCAAATAGCTaaaaagtcaatcaataaattaaagaaaaggaaaaagtaggAAGTAAAATAAGACAATAGAGCATTATTTCAGGCAATGTGGCTGAGTGAAAGGACACATCTAAGCCCAACTCTTCTCACATTTCAAAGAAGCAAGTAAAGTgccaaataaaataaaggaaaaacaacaaatataaaaataaaaatatgaaagaatatcaaaacaaaaaaaaatgggagaaatgaGGAGACAGCCCGGAAAAGGACACAATAGAACAAATAAAATCgccagaaagaaggaaggcaatttggaaatCCCAAATAAAAGTAATTCATTATAGGGGACCCAGAAAAATGATGATGGAATAATGGGGGGGATGCAGAATGATTCAAAAGATCaaatttaaaatcaaaacaaataaacatggaaataaaggtcaaaatcaaaactttccaaaaaaatttaaatcaagaaTGTTGGCAGTTAGAAGTTATGACAAAGATAATTTCCAATAAAGTATAAAAGAGGAATAgaagatttagagctcaaaaatacagaagtaaaagaaaattaccaaaaaaaagttaaaagaatatATCTTTGAAAGaacatatgactttttttttcaagttaggGCTGTTGAATTTGGTTATAAAATTCACAGAGTAAATTCAAGGATCATAAGTGTTCCAGAAAAACATGATGAAATAAGAGGTATAAGAATACTTCCAAGAATAATATTCACCACACCTGCAAAACAACATCCAGAAGTTTTTAAAATACAGGGAAAACTACAATTCAACAAACTACAATTCATGAgacatcaaaagaaagaaaaaaagaaagagaaaggaagaaagaaagaacagaagaaggaaaagaaaggaataaaccaAAGTTTAACTCACAAAGAAATTTGGTAGCAAAGTTTCTGAATATAAATGTAAATCAACATACCTTAAgtactgtgaaaaaaaataatttttaactaatctaatctggaaaatgtttataattggatttatgaaaaattatgattacatgaaaaattgtaaatttagaaaaattataattggtccataagtcctgctgtggttgccattcaaatgtagtaATAATTTGACTTATTGGCCTAATTTGaaggggcctaatctgactggggtacttaatctgggactgttgactgtttggctatctgactgctattaatttagtatgggccttttaaaaagttccaccacactgctccactcccaaaattgataagcaaaagattaagaagcctcttaactaaataatcaaagcagagtttatttataaaaatgaatgtaagagataaggtttaagaaatgcaaattatacaacctgtctgcttttaataaaataagggcccttgccacctcttgccttagggtatgttctactttcactgctcagctcctttcttctaactccaagcccctttcactttgtcaatcCCCCTGCCTCTAACTATCCTCTCCGTACTGCCATGGCTGAACCCTTGTGTTTCTCTCTCATTgacctctctttccattctcctagtgctccagtgtccttttgttctcttaatcttctggcctctcccaaaTTCTGTACATCTGCCTCTTGCTCTAGTCCTTTAGCCTGCTCCTGCGTCCTTCTCCAttcccttaatcttgtcagccccacTTTTCACTGTCTAACTCTCCAGTTTATataccttccttctctccactcaaacctccGGGCTTTTCGCacccccacttctgttctcttaatcttcactttctccaacctgtaccctgtgctgaccacttctgtgctctctgctgcctcctgttctgtttgtctgctccatcagtctgccctctgccgcctttgccaccccttcttgctcttagctttttctccttctgcAGTCCTGTTAATCTCCTGAGTCCTTCTCTGTTCTGTTCATCTCAGGGTCTCTAGTCTCTGGAGCactccttaatcttgtcagcctccccCTTTGCTGTCTAACTCTCcagtttatatatcttccttctctccactcaaacctctGGGCTTTttgcgccccgcccccccccccacatacacacaccaagctaatccgccggCAGCCCTAACACTGCGGCCTGGGGGTAGGGGGATGCTCAAGTGTCTCGTGggtaccatacccagggctccaggggcctgtgccccctgctgcacgCCTGGGACCTTGGCACGGGCTATGCCAGATCCCGGCCTggatgagcctgggatctctgggatagattctctcagggcagagggaactggggcttttccccccagctgtctgacctggagtctcagcccacggggctttttggctcagctgaagaggaggggaaggggcaccagcccctcatacagaaaagaccctgagggcctaaggctttttaatctcagcccaaaggtagggtccccaaatcaaaataaatttccacagtacccAGAAGAGAATCCTCCAGATTTTAGAGAATCAGTATAAATCTTTCAagatatttccttatttataagaaATAGAGGTGGTAAATGAAATATGATGTTCTGAAAAGGAAAGATCGATTTGCACTGCTAAATAACATTTTACAAAACTGGGGTTTATCATCAGTGGGGGGGAAATGTAAAATCAAATTGGggtctcaaggaggggagaggtcATGGAAGGGATggagtgaatttggaactcatttttttcctaaattattgttaaaaattttacatgtgattggtaaatatataatgaaattaacaaaaataatttttaaaaaatataatctgaACAAAAATTTGAATAATTCcctcaaaagaaacaagagataaGCAGGAAATTTAATAGGGATTATATTAAtcaaaataaacacaagaaagGTAAATTAGCAtattggaagggggtggggaggaaagcaATGAAATCATCCCTGTAATGATTCCAGTACTAAGATAAAgatttaaatatatatctataatatagatataatttGAGGGCAAGTGAAATAACAGGAAAAAACATCATTTACAGGGAAAGAATCTAAG is part of the Dromiciops gliroides isolate mDroGli1 chromosome 4, mDroGli1.pri, whole genome shotgun sequence genome and encodes:
- the LOC122754738 gene encoding olfactory receptor 10K1-like, coding for MEKTNETAVSEFVFLGFSALAGFQRLLFVLFLLLYLFTLGTNAVILSTILLERSLHSPMYFFLGVLSCFETCYTFVIVPKMLVDLLSQKKTISFLGCVVQMLTFLFLGCSHSFLLAAMGYDRYVAICNPLRYTVLMSPGTCLGLVAAACACGFTVALIITTLVFHLPFHSSNQLHHFFCDISPVLKLASHHTSLSQLIIFMLSVLVLVIPLLLILISYIHIISAILKIPSTVGRYKAFSTCASHLIVVTVHYGCASFIYLRPKTNYTSSQDALISVSYTILTPLFNPMIYSLRNKEFKAALWRAMGQNLCSKITGTTPLS